The genomic window GGCGGGAACTCTCGCGACCATCACCAGAGGAGCGACACCGTGGCCGACTACACCCTTCCCCCGCTGCCGTACGACTCCGGAGCTCTGGAGCCTCACATCGACGCCAAGACGATGGAGATCCACCACGACAAGCACCACGCGGCGTACGTCAACAACCTGAACGCGGCGTTGAAGGACCACCCCAACCTCCAGGGCAAGACGATCGAGGCGCTGATCTCCGACCTCAACGCCGTCCCCGAGGCCATCCGCACCGCGGTGCGGAACAATGGCGGCGGCCACGCCAATCATTCGCTCTTCTGGCAGGTGATGAAGCCCGGCGGGGGCGGCGAGCCGACCGGGGCGGTCGGGAAGGCCATCGAGGGCGAGCTGGGCGGGTTCGCCGCGTTCAAGGAGGCCTTCACGAAGGCGGCCACCACGCGGTTCGGGTCGGGCTGGGCCTGGCTCGTCGTCGGGAAGGACGGGAAGCTGAGCGTCACGTCGACGGCCAATCAAGACAACCCCATCATGGAAGGCACGACGCCCCTCCTGGGCCTCGACGTCTGGGAGCACGCCTACTACCTCAAGTATCAGAACCGCCGTCCGGATTACATCGGCGCCTGGTGGAACACGATCAACTGGGACGAGGTCAATCGTCGGTACGAGTCCGCGAAGGGCTGATCCGCCCGGCGCAGTCAGGCCGCCAGCCCGGCCCGGGGCCGCCGACGGTCAGACTTGACCGAATGCCTCGCTTCCCTAAGATCCGGACGTCGCGACGCCTCGACGTCCTCGGGCGTCCGGATCTCATTTCTCTTGAACCGGGGCAGGTCATGGATGGACGAGTCCTCGTCCGACGGATCGGGGGCGGCGCGCTGCTTGTCGGGGGGATCTTCCTGGCCGCGGCGGGTTGCCGATCGTTGAAGAGTGAGGTCCCCGCGGGCAAGCCCTATCAGACGATGGGGGGGGCACCACCGACGGTCGGCTTCAGCTCGGAATCGCATCCGGCCTCGAATGCCGGCATGTCCAACCTCTATGGCGATCGGGGCCCCGGCTCCGGCTCGCTGGATGGGCCTCCCTCCTCGAGGCAGGATGCGGCCTTCGGCACGCCGACGCCGGGGAGCGAGCGCATGGGGGCGCCGACCGATCATCGCTACGGGGCGCCCGGGACATCGGGGCTGGCGTCGACGGAGGGCGGGTCGGCGGGGCTGACGAACTCGCTGCTTCAGTCCCAGCCGACCGCATCGGAGACCCTGAGCAAGGATCCCGCCGCGTCCTCCAAGATCCCGGGGAGCGACGGCGGCCCGGGAGGCTCCTATCCCTGACGAACCGGCCGCCGGGCCGGGGCCCGGTCCCGGCGTCCCTCCCATGATCGACGTGCCGACCATCCTCTTCGAGGACGAGCACTGCCTGGCCCTCTGGAAGCGGCCGGGCCAGTTCACGCAAGGCGACTGGGCCCCGCCCGGGGATCGGACCCTGGAGCAGGAGGTCCGCCGATACGTCGCGCCGGACAATCCGGGCTCGGCGTACGTCGGGATCGTGCACAGGTTGGACCGCCCGGTTTCGGGGGTGCTGCTGTGGGCGAAGACCTCCCGCGCCGCCCGCCGGCTGTCGGGCCAGTTCGAGCGCCGGACCGTGGAGAAGGAGTACTGGGCCGTCGTGGAAGACGCCCGCGACGAGGCGGCCGGGCGCGACGGCCCATCGCAGGCCGTCCGAGGGACCTGGACGGATTGGCTGACCAGGGCCGGGGTGGAGGGAGTCGTACGTTCGCTGCCGCAGGGAAGTCCCGGGGTCCGGGAGGCGATCACGGACTACGAGCGGGGCACGCCCGACGCGATCCCCGCCGGCCTGGCCTGGCTGCGGCTCCGGCCTCGGACGGGCCGGACGCACCAGCTGCGGGTCCAGGCCGCCCTCCGCGGGATGCCCATCGTGGGGGATTCCAACTACGGATCGACCCGTCCCTTCCCGGACGGGATCGCGCTGCACGCGCGCGTGTTGCG from Aquisphaera giovannonii includes these protein-coding regions:
- a CDS encoding RluA family pseudouridine synthase; this translates as MIDVPTILFEDEHCLALWKRPGQFTQGDWAPPGDRTLEQEVRRYVAPDNPGSAYVGIVHRLDRPVSGVLLWAKTSRAARRLSGQFERRTVEKEYWAVVEDARDEAAGRDGPSQAVRGTWTDWLTRAGVEGVVRSLPQGSPGVREAITDYERGTPDAIPAGLAWLRLRPRTGRTHQLRVQAALRGMPIVGDSNYGSTRPFPDGIALHARVLRVSHPILHTPLILTAPLPQGWATLGVRIGGPAAGSPG
- a CDS encoding superoxide dismutase codes for the protein MADYTLPPLPYDSGALEPHIDAKTMEIHHDKHHAAYVNNLNAALKDHPNLQGKTIEALISDLNAVPEAIRTAVRNNGGGHANHSLFWQVMKPGGGGEPTGAVGKAIEGELGGFAAFKEAFTKAATTRFGSGWAWLVVGKDGKLSVTSTANQDNPIMEGTTPLLGLDVWEHAYYLKYQNRRPDYIGAWWNTINWDEVNRRYESAKG